In one Gossypium hirsutum isolate 1008001.06 chromosome D09, Gossypium_hirsutum_v2.1, whole genome shotgun sequence genomic region, the following are encoded:
- the LOC107891717 gene encoding protein HEADING DATE 3B, with product MMMKGGKDEAKVMNPMFPRLHVNDAEKGGPKAPPRNKMALYEQLSITSQRFNSGSQSMLPFLPNNSNILVPSMSSSHGGGNERNMFMPFANSHESSVLADEKFDSCSIPGTKLNTMKGNQDRKSSKTTKCRSFNPLQPLHFLNFKKFSYRSVGLDDDLTVPTSILPGMDRNHGCSKQSEGSESFSKSNLSSSMQFWASNKKQMKENGRLCESSQDLMERSNSIVSTRDEILAGTSLDLSTKIKNPGSLKRPHAVMNQENNSITVDMLNSGDVPDARLICSRQSLGVDNENRNLVHEEKTHGASEVEGINRHNNVPDASEYISASDICPDDVVGIIGEKHFWKVRRAIANQQRVFSMQVFELHRLIKVQRLIAGSPHMLFEDTFHIDRPSFDVSAIKKLSDDVPQPPLIVKVKSNSRKPDTNIECANDNAFAELPSANDETKGLVIHQPKYESYSGNAFSTLMTANSGLSPWCVSPPGNQWLVPVMSPSEGLVYKPYTWPIPPTAGLLTPVYGSCGIVNLGVSGRDFSNTAKNLAASHQHDIEILRTDPPISQTNFPHYGMPVMNPSVTGSALEQMSRVIAVQSKANFTMAQPSSCNTSSQLSQAISYSTQKLPAPNETEIQGTTGSSSSERTKVDALPLFPTEPPTTAANCDAWTHQQRTKVIKVIPHNRVSATESAARIFQSIQEERKQYD from the exons ATGATGATGAAAGGAGGAAAAGATGAGGCAAAAGTGATGAACCCTATGTTTCCTAGGCTTCATGTGAATGACGCTGAGAAAGGAGGGCCAAAGGCACCTCCAAGGAATAAAATGGCACTTTATGAACAACTCAGTATCACTTCCCAAAGGTTCAACTCAGGATCACAATCCAtgttgccttttctaccaaataaTAGCAACATCTTGGTTCCTTCAATGTCATCAAGCCAT GGTGGTGGTAATGAAAGGAACATGTTTATGCCATTTGCAAACTCCCATGAATCTTCAGTTTTGGCTGATGAGAAGTTTGATTCTTGTTCCATCCCTGGGACTAAACTAAACACTATGAAAGGAAATCAAGATCGAAAATCCTCGAAAACTACCAAGTGTCGTAGTTTTAATCCATTGCAACCACTTCATTTCTTGAACTTCAAGAAATTTTCATATCGGTCAGTAGGACTCGATGATGACCTTACGGTCCCAACCTCTATTCTGCCTGGGATGGATCGAAATCATGGTTGCAGCAAGCAAAGTGAAGGTAGCGAAAGTTTTTCTAAATCGAACTTGAGCTCTTCAATGCAGTTTTGGGCTTCTAATAAAAAGCAGATGAAGGAAAATGGAAGATTATGTGAAAGTAGTCAGGACCTCATGGAAAGGTCCAATTCAATCGTGTCAACCAGGGATGAAATATTGGCCGGCACGTCATTGGACCTGTCAACCAAAATCAAGAACCCAGGATCGTTAAAACGACCACATGCGGTGATGAATCAAGAAAATAACAGCATCACGGTTGATATGTTGAATAGTGGCGATGTTCCTGATGCAAGGTTGATATGCTCGAGACAATCACTTGGAGTCGATAATGAAAACAGAAATCTGGTGCATGAAGAAAAGACACATGGGGCTTCTGAAGTTGAGGGTATTAACAGACATAACAATGTCCCGGATGCATCAGAGTACATATCTGCTTCCGATATATGTCCCGATGATGTCGTGGGAATAATTGGCGAAAAGCATTTCTGGAAAGTAAGAAGAGCTATAGCCAA CCAACAAAGAGTCTTTTCCATGCAAGTCTTCGAGTTGCATAGACTGATAAAG GTTCAGAGGTTGATTGCTGGCTCACCACATATGTTGTTTGAAGACACCTTTCATATCGACAGACCATCTTTCGATGTTTCTGCTATCAAGAAGTTATCTGATGATGTTCCTCAACCACCATTGATTGTTAAAGTAAAAAGTAATTCTCGAAAACCTGATACTAACATTGAATGTGCGAATGATAATGCATTTGCAGAGCTTCCTTCTGCTAATGATGAGACCAAAGGACTTGTTATACATCAGCCTAAATACGAGTCTTATTCTGGAAATGCCTTCTCAACACTGATGACTGCCAATTCCGGGTTGTCTCCTTGGTGTGTCTCACCACCCGGAAATCAATGGTTAGTTCCCGTAATGTCTCCTTCGGAAGGACTTGTGTACAAGCCCTACACATGGCCTATACCTCCAACTGCTGGCTTACTTACACCAGTTTATGGAAGCTGTGGTATTGTGAACTTAGGTGTAAGCGGTCGGGACTTTTCGAACACGGCTAAAAATCTTGCAGCTTCTCACCAACACGATATTGAAATTCTTCGAACTGACCCTCCCATAAGTCAGACCAACTTTCCGCATTATGGCATGCCGGTCATGAATCCATCAGTTACTGGCTCAGCACTTGAGCAGATGAGCCGTGTTATTGCTGTCCAGTCTAAGGCCAACTTCACCATGGCTCAACCGAGTTCATGTAACACGTCTAGCCAACTGAGTCAAGCAATCTCGTATTCTACTCAGAAACTACCTGCACCAAATGAGACCGAAATACAAGGGACTACTGGCAGTAGTTCCTCTGAGAGAACTAAAGTGGATGCACTTCCTCTTTTCCCTACTGAACCACCAACAACGGCAGCTAATTGCGATGCTTGGACTCATCAACAACGAACAAAGGTGATTAAGGTTATACCCCATAACCGCGTATCGGCAACTGAATCCGCAGCTCGTATTTTCCAGTCTATACAAGAAGAAAGGAAACAGTATGATTAG